The nucleotide sequence GCTGTACGGGAGGCATACTTCAAAGAAGTGCGAGTGAGCGCCATCACACGGGAGCAAACAAGTCCACGAGGAAAGCAGGCGGCGTAATGAGAAGGGGAAAATGAAGGAGCACATGAAGCGCTGAGTCCTCTCCGTGTATTTACAAGCGTGCACGCAGCACTTCAGCAGGGCGGAGAATCAGCGTACTTTCATATCATCGGCACACACAGAATCAGGAGCGAAGGCGTTCGCGGTCAACGCTATTCTGAGATGAAGCTTTAGGTGTGCAAGGGGCACACGCGAGGAGCCGCGATTGCCATCGATTGCGAGGTACGCTAGCAGGATGCTTTCCTTTTTAACTCTCAAGACAGAATCGCATCATCATCACCGACACCACAATACCGCACACACGAGTGTGTGTTGTATTGTGCTATCAATCGCGGAAGAAGGTACGCTCGAACACTGCAAAACAGAAAACTCACGTAGTAGGTAAGCCGTTTCGCGCAGCAAAGAGTgaaaaggtggaggagacaTTGTACATGCCGCCCACTTGATCAGGACTTGCCCCGCCGCATGACATTCATCTGCAGCACATCATCAATCTTGCCCTCCTTCGACTCCATCTCAAGTTCCCGCTGGTGACGCCAAACTCGCATTTTCAATCCATCCTCCTCTGCGACCCGACGGAGCTCATTTTGGTCATACGGGTATGTCTCCCAGACCCCAGTCCGCATCATGCCAGTGCGGTAACGCTCCACGTAATACATAACCTCCCCTCGACCGAGTCTATGGTAGTTGTCGATAGGCTCCTGT is from Leishmania panamensis strain MHOM/PA/94/PSC-1 chromosome 35 sequence and encodes:
- a CDS encoding hypothetical protein (TriTrypDB/GeneDB-style sysID: LpmP.35.0170) — encoded protein: MSDTAHFTRVKAIPETLNPITGRSVYYGMRPWRCDDRFQDWLKSFTCFDSVSVQYNLLKLFFQCARSEEGQEPIDNYHRLGRGEVMYYVERYRTGMMRTGVWETYPYDQNELRRVAEEDGLKMRVWRHQRELEMESKEGKIDDVLQMNVMRRGKS